Proteins encoded in a region of the Mycolicibacterium neoaurum genome:
- a CDS encoding D-alanine--D-alanine ligase family protein, whose product MSARTRVAVVYGGRSSEHGISCVSAGSILRNLDPERFEVVAVGITPDGSWVLTDGRPETLAITGGQLPAVADGTALALTADPVRRGELLSLGEGAGAVLAAVDVVFPVLHGPYGEDGTIQGLLELAGVPYVGAGVLASATGMDKEFTKKLLVADGLPIGDHVVLRPHHQTVSLDDRERLGLPVFVKPARGGSSIGVSRVTAWDQLPEAIAEARRHDPKVIVEAAIIGREVECGVLEFPDGRVEASEIGEIRVAGVRDREDTFYDFATKYLEDAAELDVPAKVDDDVAETLRALAIRAFRAIDCQGLARVDFFLTEDGPVINEINTMPGFTTISMYPRMWAASGLDYPTLLATMVETAVARGTGLR is encoded by the coding sequence GTGAGTGCCCGTACCCGAGTCGCCGTCGTCTATGGCGGACGCAGCTCCGAGCACGGGATTTCCTGTGTTTCCGCAGGCAGCATCCTGCGTAATCTCGATCCCGAGCGTTTCGAGGTGGTCGCCGTCGGCATCACTCCGGATGGTTCGTGGGTGCTGACCGACGGCAGGCCCGAGACGTTGGCCATCACCGGTGGCCAGTTGCCCGCCGTTGCCGACGGTACTGCGCTCGCGTTGACCGCGGACCCGGTGCGCCGCGGTGAGCTGTTGTCCCTCGGCGAGGGGGCCGGTGCCGTGTTGGCCGCCGTCGACGTCGTCTTTCCGGTACTGCATGGCCCCTACGGCGAGGACGGCACCATCCAGGGCCTGCTCGAACTCGCCGGTGTGCCCTACGTCGGGGCCGGTGTGCTGGCCAGCGCCACCGGGATGGACAAGGAATTCACCAAGAAGCTTCTCGTCGCCGACGGCTTGCCGATCGGCGACCACGTCGTGCTGCGGCCGCATCATCAGACCGTCAGCCTCGATGATCGTGAGCGACTTGGCCTTCCGGTCTTCGTGAAGCCCGCCCGCGGAGGCTCGTCGATCGGGGTGAGCCGGGTGACGGCATGGGATCAATTGCCCGAGGCCATCGCCGAGGCGCGCCGTCACGATCCGAAGGTGATCGTCGAGGCGGCGATCATCGGCCGCGAGGTCGAATGCGGTGTACTCGAATTCCCCGACGGCCGCGTCGAGGCCAGTGAGATCGGTGAGATCCGGGTCGCCGGCGTGCGCGATCGTGAGGACACCTTCTACGACTTCGCCACCAAATATCTGGAGGATGCTGCCGAGCTCGACGTGCCGGCCAAGGTCGACGACGATGTGGCCGAGACCCTGCGCGCGCTGGCCATCAGAGCGTTTCGGGCCATCGACTGTCAGGGGCTGGCGCGAGTGGACTTCTTCCTCACCGAGGACGGTCCGGTGATCAACGAGATCAACACGATGCCGGGCTTCACCACCATCTCGATGTATCCGCGGATGTGGGCGGCCAGCGGGCTGGATTACCCGACACTGCTGGCGACCATGGTCGAGACCGCGGTCGCGCGCGGCACCGGCCTGCGCTGA
- a CDS encoding DUF3515 domain-containing protein produces MSDSDDHDGPPRSLIIAAVGVAVAAVIVLLTFAATRQAAPEEKPVAIAAAPAPQAESDECTALMEALPEQLGDYRRAEAVEPVPAGAAAWRAEPSEDPVIMRCGLERPVDFRVGTPVQVVDEVQWFEVSQDGVSTWFAVDRATYVALTLPSGSGPTPIQLISKAIARTMPAQQPDPAPAR; encoded by the coding sequence GTGAGTGACTCCGATGACCACGACGGCCCGCCCCGCTCGCTGATCATCGCCGCCGTGGGTGTCGCCGTCGCCGCCGTGATCGTGCTGCTGACCTTCGCGGCCACCAGACAGGCCGCGCCGGAGGAGAAGCCGGTGGCGATCGCCGCGGCGCCGGCACCGCAGGCCGAGTCCGACGAGTGCACCGCCCTGATGGAGGCGTTGCCAGAACAGCTCGGCGACTACCGGCGCGCCGAGGCCGTCGAACCGGTGCCTGCAGGCGCGGCGGCATGGCGTGCCGAACCGTCGGAGGATCCGGTCATCATGCGGTGCGGCCTGGAACGACCGGTCGACTTCCGGGTCGGCACACCGGTGCAGGTGGTCGACGAGGTGCAGTGGTTCGAGGTCAGCCAGGACGGGGTCAGCACCTGGTTCGCCGTCGATCGCGCCACCTATGTCGCGTTGACCCTGCCGTCGGGCTCGGGTCCGACGCCGATCCAGCTCATCTCCAAGGCGATAGCGCGGACCATGCCCGCCCAGCAGCCGGATCCGGCTCCGGCGCGCTGA
- a CDS encoding cystathionine gamma-lyase yields the protein MDYGDSTRSIKAVGHQGIPGSPVAPVPVPASAYHLSVDESAPLDTYGRASNPTWRGLESGLAVLEGATWALTFGSGMGAISAVLRVLAMPQTTLVVPADGYYQVRRYAAEYLAPHGVTVIEATAAQMCDAADRADVVLAETPVNPTLDVVDLHRLAAICRARGATLVVDNTAATPFGLQPLSLGADLVVASATKALSGHSDLLAGYVAGCHPELMARIERDRLLAGPVLGAFEAWLALRSLGSAGLRIDRQCRNAQAVALMLRDHPAVRSVRYPGLSDDPSHAIAVEQMRRFGSLVSVELADAAAVHGLVDRSELLVSATSFGGLHTCVDRRARWGDPVGDGFARISLGIEDTDDIVADIERALT from the coding sequence ATGGATTACGGAGACTCCACTCGCAGCATCAAAGCCGTTGGGCACCAAGGGATTCCAGGTTCGCCAGTGGCCCCGGTGCCGGTACCGGCCTCGGCATACCACCTGTCGGTGGACGAGTCGGCACCCCTGGATACCTATGGACGGGCGTCGAATCCGACGTGGCGCGGCCTGGAATCGGGGCTCGCCGTGCTCGAAGGTGCGACCTGGGCGCTGACCTTCGGTTCCGGCATGGGAGCGATCAGCGCCGTCCTGCGGGTGCTCGCCATGCCCCAGACGACCCTGGTGGTACCGGCCGACGGCTACTACCAGGTGCGCCGCTACGCCGCGGAATACCTTGCCCCGCACGGGGTCACGGTCATCGAAGCCACCGCCGCGCAGATGTGCGATGCGGCGGACCGCGCCGATGTCGTGCTGGCCGAAACCCCGGTCAACCCGACGCTCGACGTTGTGGACCTGCATCGACTGGCGGCCATCTGCCGGGCCCGCGGCGCCACGCTGGTCGTCGACAACACCGCCGCCACACCGTTCGGGCTGCAGCCGTTGTCGCTGGGTGCCGACCTCGTCGTCGCCAGCGCCACCAAGGCGCTGTCCGGACACAGCGACCTGCTGGCCGGGTATGTCGCGGGCTGCCATCCCGAGCTGATGGCGAGGATCGAGCGTGACCGGTTGCTCGCCGGCCCGGTGCTCGGGGCCTTCGAGGCATGGTTGGCGTTGCGCAGTTTGGGCAGCGCGGGACTGCGCATCGACCGGCAGTGCCGCAATGCCCAGGCCGTCGCGCTGATGCTGCGCGATCATCCGGCGGTGCGTTCCGTGCGCTATCCGGGCCTGTCCGACGATCCGTCGCACGCCATCGCCGTCGAGCAGATGCGGCGATTCGGGTCTCTGGTGTCGGTGGAGTTGGCTGACGCTGCCGCCGTCCACGGTCTGGTCGACCGCAGCGAGCTTCTGGTGTCCGCGACGAGTTTCGGGGGACTGCACACCTGCGTGGATCGGCGGGCCCGCTGGGGCGATCCGGTCGGTGACGGCTTCGCCCGCATCTCGCTGGGCATCGAGGACACCGACGATATCGTCGCCGACATCGAGCGCGCGCTCACCTGA
- a CDS encoding Lrp/AsnC ligand binding domain-containing protein, with the protein MVEAFMLIQTEVGRAEVVAKQLIGLSGVISAEYVTGPYDVVARIGADSHDELQRGVVDRVQQVAGITRTLTCPIAAGGQP; encoded by the coding sequence GTGGTGGAGGCGTTCATGCTGATACAGACCGAGGTGGGTCGCGCCGAGGTCGTCGCCAAGCAGCTGATCGGTCTGAGCGGGGTGATCTCGGCCGAGTACGTCACCGGTCCGTATGACGTGGTGGCGCGCATCGGCGCCGACAGCCACGACGAGCTGCAGCGCGGTGTGGTCGACCGGGTCCAACAAGTGGCCGGGATCACCCGGACGCTGACCTGTCCGATCGCCGCGGGTGGACAGCCATAG
- a CDS encoding uracil-DNA glycosylase, with product MTPRPLTDLVEPGWARALEPVAPKVTELGDFLRAELAAGHQYLPPGENVLRAFTFPFDAVRVLIVGQDPYPTPGHAVGLSFSVAPDVRPVPRSLVNIFTEYGADLGYPVPATGDLSPWAEQGVMLLNRVLTVRPGAPASHRGKGWEAVTECAIRALVARPQPLVAILWGRDAGTLKPLLVEGGCGVIESVHPSPLSASRGFFGSKPFSRTNELLTQLGADPVDWRLP from the coding sequence GTGACACCGCGCCCGCTGACAGATCTGGTCGAACCCGGTTGGGCGCGTGCGCTCGAGCCGGTGGCCCCGAAGGTGACCGAACTCGGAGATTTCCTGCGTGCCGAACTGGCCGCCGGCCATCAGTACCTTCCGCCGGGGGAGAACGTCTTGCGGGCGTTCACCTTTCCGTTCGACGCGGTTCGGGTGCTCATCGTGGGCCAGGACCCGTACCCGACGCCGGGGCACGCCGTGGGCCTGAGTTTCTCGGTGGCACCCGATGTCCGACCGGTCCCGCGCAGCCTGGTGAACATCTTCACCGAGTACGGTGCTGATCTCGGTTATCCGGTACCCGCCACCGGGGATCTGAGCCCGTGGGCCGAACAAGGCGTGATGCTGCTGAACAGGGTGCTGACGGTGCGTCCCGGCGCACCGGCTTCTCATCGCGGGAAGGGCTGGGAGGCGGTCACCGAATGTGCCATCCGGGCGTTGGTGGCGCGGCCGCAGCCGCTGGTGGCGATTCTGTGGGGCCGTGACGCGGGCACGTTGAAGCCACTGCTCGTCGAGGGTGGCTGCGGGGTCATCGAATCGGTGCATCCGTCACCGCTGTCGGCGTCACGCGGGTTCTTCGGCTCGAAACCGTTCAGTCGCACCAACGAGCTGCTGACCCAACTGGGCGCCGATCCGGTGGACTGGCGACTTCCCTAG
- a CDS encoding thiamine-phosphate kinase → MTDNGPTLAQVGEFGVIDRLVADRRQPPAVTLGPGDDAAVLHGATAVSTDMLVQDRHFRLDWSRPHDIGRKAIAQNAADIEAMGAVPTAFVVAFAAPPETPAAAAQELSDGMWEEAQRCGGGIAGGDLVSAPLWVISVTALGDLDGRKPVRRDTANPGQAVAVIGDLGTSAAGYALWRNGIDDHRELRGAHLVPRPPYGQGRVAAEAGATAMTDVSDGLLADLGHIAAASGVGIALSRELLRTDHDRLAAAAVSVGQDGWEWVLGGGEEHALAAIFDGPVPAGWRVIGETTDGPPTLSVDGLPWHASAGWQSY, encoded by the coding sequence ATGACCGACAACGGGCCGACTCTGGCACAGGTCGGCGAGTTCGGGGTGATCGACCGGCTGGTCGCCGACCGGCGCCAGCCACCCGCGGTCACGCTGGGTCCCGGCGACGATGCCGCTGTCTTACACGGCGCGACCGCGGTGAGCACCGACATGCTGGTGCAGGATCGGCACTTCCGGCTGGACTGGTCGCGGCCACACGACATCGGCCGCAAGGCGATCGCGCAGAACGCCGCCGATATCGAAGCGATGGGTGCAGTACCGACGGCGTTCGTGGTCGCGTTCGCCGCTCCGCCGGAGACGCCGGCCGCTGCCGCACAGGAACTCTCCGACGGCATGTGGGAGGAGGCGCAGCGGTGCGGTGGTGGTATCGCCGGTGGCGACCTGGTCAGCGCGCCGCTCTGGGTGATCTCGGTCACCGCACTGGGCGACCTCGACGGCCGGAAGCCGGTGCGACGAGATACCGCGAACCCGGGACAGGCGGTGGCGGTGATCGGCGATCTCGGCACCTCCGCGGCCGGATATGCGTTGTGGCGCAATGGTATCGATGACCATCGCGAGCTGAGGGGTGCGCATCTCGTGCCGCGGCCACCTTATGGACAGGGACGGGTGGCCGCCGAAGCGGGTGCCACCGCGATGACCGATGTCTCCGACGGGCTGTTGGCGGATCTGGGCCATATCGCCGCAGCATCCGGTGTGGGTATCGCGTTGTCGCGGGAGTTGCTGCGCACCGATCACGACCGGCTTGCGGCCGCGGCGGTGTCGGTCGGCCAGGACGGTTGGGAATGGGTGCTCGGCGGCGGTGAGGAACACGCCCTGGCCGCGATCTTCGACGGACCCGTGCCGGCGGGCTGGCGTGTCATCGGTGAGACGACAGACGGCCCGCCGACGCTGTCGGTCGACGGCCTGCCGTGGCATGCAAGTGCGGGCTGGCAGTCCTACTGA
- the rpmB gene encoding 50S ribosomal protein L28 has translation MAAVCDVCGKGPGFGKSVSHSHRRTSRRWNPNIQSVRAVARPGGNKQRVNVCTSCLKAGKVTRG, from the coding sequence ATGGCTGCCGTGTGCGATGTCTGCGGAAAGGGCCCCGGCTTCGGTAAGTCGGTTTCACACTCCCATCGCCGGACCAGTCGTCGGTGGAACCCGAACATCCAGTCGGTGCGCGCCGTGGCGCGTCCGGGTGGCAACAAGCAGCGCGTGAACGTCTGCACCTCCTGCCTGAAGGCCGGCAAGGTCACCCGCGGCTAG